Proteins encoded in a region of the Paenibacillus sp. W2I17 genome:
- a CDS encoding metal-dependent hydrolase, with product MDTSTHFVMGIGLAGLAYVDPVVAASPMLAAAVMVGTIAGSQAPDIDTALRLKSNSLYIRNHRGLSHSLPFLLLWVLLITGVIALIFPGVPIGHVATWTAVAVGFHVFTDLFNTYGTQAARPFTERWIAWNIIHIFDPFLFTTHVIAILLWAFDLIAPAPLFVTLYSLTGLYYIWRTIARAQAVRKVRRLDNSPEQARYIVIPTISWNRWHVVKRVEDGSYVIGKMDGSNLVWSLHASSSTHAAVAASRKSPEVSAFLYFTSYAVAEVEELPAGYKVRWADVRYRHRKQYPFVAVIVMDRNFETIDTYVGWLSDEKMDKKLLSARP from the coding sequence ATGGATACCTCTACACATTTTGTCATGGGGATTGGTTTAGCTGGTCTGGCTTATGTCGATCCTGTTGTCGCGGCTAGTCCCATGCTTGCAGCTGCGGTAATGGTTGGCACGATCGCCGGTTCCCAGGCCCCTGACATCGATACTGCGTTACGTCTCAAAAGCAATTCGCTTTACATTCGGAATCATCGGGGCTTGTCACACTCTCTGCCATTTCTCCTGTTATGGGTTTTGCTCATCACCGGCGTCATTGCACTGATATTCCCTGGTGTCCCTATTGGACACGTTGCCACCTGGACCGCTGTGGCCGTAGGCTTTCACGTATTCACCGATCTGTTCAACACCTATGGAACCCAAGCCGCCCGGCCTTTTACGGAACGCTGGATCGCCTGGAACATCATTCATATTTTTGATCCGTTTCTATTCACTACACATGTCATAGCTATCTTGTTATGGGCCTTTGATCTGATCGCCCCTGCACCACTCTTCGTTACGTTGTATAGTTTGACCGGTTTATATTACATCTGGCGAACGATTGCTCGTGCACAAGCGGTCAGAAAAGTTAGACGTCTCGACAACAGCCCAGAGCAGGCAAGATACATCGTCATTCCAACGATATCCTGGAACCGCTGGCATGTGGTTAAACGGGTTGAGGACGGCAGTTATGTGATCGGTAAAATGGATGGTTCTAATCTGGTATGGAGTCTGCACGCCTCGTCTTCTACTCATGCGGCCGTTGCTGCTTCACGCAAATCACCGGAAGTCAGTGCCTTCCTCTATTTCACCTCCTATGCGGTGGCAGAGGTTGAAGAACTGCCTGCCGGTTACAAGGTCCGCTGGGCAGATGTACGTTATCGACACCGGAAACAATATCCATTTGTCGCTGTAATTGTGATGGATCGGAATTTTGAAACGATTGATACCTATGTAGGCTGGTTAAGCGATGAGAAAATGGATAAAAAACTTTTATCTGCACGCCCTTGA
- a CDS encoding MFS transporter: MKTAIWLYLFLFLAVFDLHAQYPILTPFAISLGAAPTFIGWMMGIYSLTHLPGNLIAGTQIDKHGSRRYIVFSLLGAGFILLLQAYVQTPWQLLALRSISGFVLAFLSPACLALLAQLSSDPVKQGKYMSGHGVVHTLASVVSPAAGAIIVGSMGFSATFSGLGYLLILTGVIAFMTMPRGIIKQQERVTEPAKPDVSPADATSAFLPVSWRYFALPLVIACAQGILFFELPLRGGGQSSIMSTGLLFSIISIGALFTLSMLFLNRYSPKLRLVAGVLLMSLCFFVMAAIPQVPLSTVLFVLGMSKGIIFPAMATLFIRLSGGSRLGRIFSLQSIATSIGSFIGPITAGQLRVGLSPYFIAFVLLMIGMLLLPYYTSRREAPLSDPKSILN, encoded by the coding sequence GTGAAAACGGCCATCTGGCTATACCTGTTTTTGTTCCTTGCCGTATTTGATTTGCACGCCCAGTATCCCATTCTGACTCCTTTTGCCATCTCGCTGGGAGCCGCCCCTACTTTCATTGGCTGGATGATGGGCATCTATTCCTTAACACATCTTCCTGGCAATTTGATTGCTGGAACACAAATCGATAAACATGGTAGTCGCCGCTACATTGTATTCAGTCTGCTCGGTGCAGGATTCATCCTGCTCCTGCAAGCCTATGTCCAGACACCATGGCAACTGCTGGCGCTGCGTTCCATCAGCGGTTTTGTACTGGCCTTCCTGTCTCCTGCATGTCTCGCCCTGCTTGCACAGTTATCCAGCGATCCGGTGAAACAGGGGAAGTATATGTCGGGTCACGGGGTAGTACATACCCTCGCGTCTGTGGTATCGCCAGCAGCCGGTGCGATCATTGTGGGTTCCATGGGATTCTCTGCTACATTTTCAGGCCTGGGCTATCTGCTTATTCTCACAGGTGTCATTGCTTTCATGACCATGCCCCGCGGTATCATCAAGCAGCAGGAGAGAGTAACTGAACCTGCCAAACCTGACGTTTCACCAGCAGATGCCACAAGTGCATTCCTGCCGGTGTCCTGGCGATACTTTGCCTTGCCTCTGGTGATTGCCTGTGCCCAAGGGATTCTCTTTTTCGAATTACCCCTGCGGGGCGGAGGACAATCGTCCATCATGTCTACCGGACTGCTGTTCTCTATAATCAGTATTGGGGCACTCTTCACACTCAGCATGTTATTCCTCAACCGGTATTCCCCCAAGCTGCGTCTGGTTGCGGGCGTGCTGTTAATGTCCTTGTGTTTTTTTGTGATGGCAGCCATTCCGCAGGTTCCGTTGTCCACCGTATTATTTGTACTCGGGATGTCCAAAGGCATCATCTTTCCAGCCATGGCAACCCTATTTATCCGTCTGAGCGGAGGAAGCAGGTTAGGCCGAATATTCTCACTGCAATCCATCGCCACTTCCATCGGCTCTTTCATCGGCCCCATCACAGCCGGGCAACTTCGTGTCGGGTTATCACCCTATTTCATCGCCTTTGTTTTATTAATGATTGGTATGCTGCTGCTTCCATACTATACATCCAGACGCGAAGCTCCCCTGTCCGACCCGAAAAGTATATTGAATTAG
- a CDS encoding aldose 1-epimerase — MKQVTKGQWNGYDTYILHSREMEITLLPRLGNNIISIRDLVQDRDVVRRPDEDDLAFYLQKPYHFGVPLLIPPGRIHRGQFEYEGVRYQFDQNTANDNHIHGLHRTQSWCVSDIEEDEDGCAITTELLTENEEHWMAQFPIPLKLEMTFSLQNAVFSQRLRVTNLSSTPAPFGMGYHTWFLLDGKPADWTLQLPVSGIYGQNEEQLPTGELESLGEWSALNEGINLQGRNWDTLLKATEGEPATAYLRRQDGYTLKYSADEAFFKHWVLFTKGESDQFLCIEPYTWLPDAPNLALSDEQTGLIRLEPEQPVELFTRIEVIPPTD, encoded by the coding sequence ATGAAACAAGTGACCAAAGGCCAATGGAATGGTTACGACACGTATATCCTACATAGCCGTGAAATGGAAATCACCCTGCTGCCGCGTCTTGGAAATAATATTATTTCTATTCGCGATTTAGTGCAGGACAGAGATGTCGTCCGCCGTCCGGATGAAGACGATCTTGCCTTTTATCTGCAGAAGCCGTACCACTTTGGCGTTCCTCTCCTAATTCCACCAGGGCGCATTCATCGTGGACAATTCGAATATGAAGGCGTTCGTTACCAGTTCGATCAGAACACGGCGAATGACAACCATATTCACGGTCTCCACCGTACCCAATCCTGGTGTGTCAGTGACATTGAGGAAGATGAAGACGGCTGTGCAATTACGACTGAATTACTGACCGAAAATGAAGAGCATTGGATGGCTCAATTCCCGATTCCCCTGAAACTTGAGATGACGTTCAGTCTGCAAAACGCTGTATTTAGCCAGCGTCTGCGAGTCACCAATCTGAGCTCAACACCTGCTCCTTTTGGGATGGGATATCATACATGGTTTTTGCTAGACGGCAAACCTGCCGACTGGACACTGCAACTGCCTGTTTCCGGAATATACGGACAGAATGAAGAACAACTACCGACAGGTGAATTGGAGTCCCTGGGTGAATGGTCTGCTCTGAACGAAGGCATCAATTTGCAGGGACGTAACTGGGATACTTTGTTGAAAGCTACCGAAGGTGAACCGGCTACGGCTTACTTACGCAGGCAAGATGGATATACATTGAAATATTCAGCAGATGAAGCATTTTTCAAACATTGGGTTCTCTTTACCAAAGGTGAATCCGATCAGTTTTTGTGCATTGAACCGTATACTTGGCTCCCGGATGCACCTAATTTGGCTTTATCGGATGAACAAACGGGGTTGATTCGCTTGGAACCGGAACAGCCTGTTGAGTTATTTACACGTATTGAGGTTATACCTCCTACAGACTAA
- a CDS encoding alpha/beta-type small acid-soluble spore protein: MAQGSRSNNLVVPQANSALQQLKIEAAQELGVTIPQDGYYGNYTSRETGSLGGYITKRLVQIAEQSLAGSGK; encoded by the coding sequence ATGGCTCAAGGATCTCGTTCTAACAACTTGGTGGTACCTCAGGCAAATTCAGCACTGCAACAATTGAAAATCGAGGCTGCACAGGAACTGGGTGTAACTATCCCACAAGACGGTTACTACGGTAACTACACTTCCCGTGAAACAGGATCTTTGGGTGGATATATCACCAAACGTCTGGTACAAATCGCTGAGCAGTCTCTGGCTGGGTCTGGCAAATAA
- a CDS encoding globin: protein MNPSLSIYDNLGGEKGVRALVEAFYPIVQQNEQLAPLFPEDIQPVINKQYMFLSQFFGGPGLFSEAFGHPMMRARHMHFEVTVERAEAWLACMDQALTQIGVEEPLHSFILQRLSGPAHHFVNTP from the coding sequence CGGTGAGAAAGGTGTTCGCGCACTGGTCGAGGCTTTCTATCCGATCGTTCAGCAGAATGAGCAGCTGGCTCCGCTTTTCCCGGAAGATATTCAGCCGGTCATCAACAAGCAGTATATGTTTTTGTCTCAGTTTTTTGGAGGCCCAGGGCTGTTTTCCGAGGCGTTTGGACATCCGATGATGCGTGCCCGTCATATGCATTTTGAAGTGACGGTTGAACGGGCTGAGGCTTGGCTTGCATGTATGGATCAAGCCTTAACACAGATTGGTGTGGAGGAGCCCTTGCATTCGTTTATCCTGCAGCGTTTATCCGGGCCTGCACATCATTTTGTGAATACACCATAG
- a CDS encoding O-methyltransferase, which produces MKIDELSLARQLDLVFKELDHELSGLDSGVVFVQIRNNVIGKFGIRHNPIAGRDGQMDVEEGGLNETQRTSFRAMALETLKFKRNWTHGEISYDFTVRQGMILVDATMESNYNMASLMIRYPRTNTYKDSDVESTS; this is translated from the coding sequence ATGAAAATTGATGAGCTTTCATTAGCGAGACAGTTGGATCTGGTATTCAAAGAACTTGATCATGAGTTATCAGGATTAGATTCAGGGGTAGTTTTTGTGCAAATACGAAACAACGTAATTGGGAAATTTGGTATTCGACATAATCCGATAGCTGGACGAGATGGGCAGATGGATGTGGAGGAAGGGGGGTTAAACGAAACCCAGAGAACTTCTTTCCGGGCAATGGCACTGGAGACGTTGAAATTCAAACGCAATTGGACGCATGGCGAAATATCGTACGACTTCACAGTAAGACAAGGTATGATTTTGGTAGATGCAACGATGGAGTCTAATTACAATATGGCGAGCCTGATGATTCGTTACCCTAGAACCAATACATACAAGGATTCAGATGTGGAGTCGACCTCATAA
- a CDS encoding toprim domain-containing protein, which translates to MPIHVIVEGKNDRSKLKRLVGPEINILCTFGTLNSLKLETLRKQVGYDEVFLFMDNDSSGKKIRGVLRDAFPDAVQMYTRRGYAGVEGTPDEYIIAQLEKAGLETYIQYPEHPSF; encoded by the coding sequence ATGCCTATTCATGTCATTGTGGAAGGTAAGAATGACCGAAGCAAACTGAAACGTCTGGTTGGACCTGAAATCAACATTCTATGTACGTTTGGAACACTTAATTCCCTCAAGCTGGAGACCCTGCGCAAGCAAGTCGGTTACGATGAAGTCTTTTTATTTATGGATAATGATAGTTCCGGCAAAAAAATTAGAGGTGTACTTCGGGACGCTTTCCCGGATGCAGTACAGATGTATACACGACGAGGATATGCGGGTGTGGAAGGAACACCTGATGAGTATATCATTGCCCAGCTGGAGAAAGCCGGGTTAGAGACATACATCCAATACCCTGAACATCCTTCCTTTTAA
- a CDS encoding DUF2225 domain-containing protein, which produces MELEPLYKVKVTCHYCETEYETSRVRPSLKRPYRTDSDFCAYYKLENPDFYVVRICPQCGFASTENATEHLNDAQRKAFKEQIGNRWVKRDYSGARTLEQALATYKLALLCAQVIQEKDRVVAGLLHHIAWLYRYMEDHAQEHRFLEFSLEAYVKVFEREGTGGNEAKLLYLLGELNRRVGRFNEAVQWFSKVIHDKRITDAAMIRASREQWAVLREQMISSKLELPEEMLETDKEAAKRSPL; this is translated from the coding sequence TTGGAATTAGAGCCGCTGTATAAGGTGAAAGTCACCTGCCATTATTGCGAAACCGAGTATGAGACCTCACGGGTAAGACCGAGTTTGAAAAGGCCCTACCGGACGGATTCGGATTTTTGTGCGTACTACAAGCTGGAGAATCCAGATTTTTATGTGGTTCGCATCTGTCCGCAGTGCGGGTTTGCCTCGACGGAGAACGCAACGGAGCATTTGAATGATGCTCAGCGCAAGGCTTTTAAGGAACAGATCGGTAACCGCTGGGTTAAACGTGATTATAGCGGAGCACGAACACTGGAACAGGCGCTGGCTACGTACAAGCTTGCCTTGCTGTGCGCACAGGTTATCCAGGAGAAAGATCGTGTCGTCGCTGGTCTGTTGCATCATATAGCTTGGTTGTATCGTTATATGGAGGACCATGCACAGGAACATCGTTTTCTTGAATTTAGCCTTGAAGCCTATGTGAAGGTGTTCGAACGTGAAGGAACGGGTGGCAATGAAGCCAAACTGTTGTATTTGCTCGGGGAATTGAACCGCAGGGTAGGGAGGTTTAATGAAGCAGTGCAATGGTTCAGCAAGGTCATTCATGACAAGCGGATCACAGATGCGGCCATGATTCGTGCTTCAAGGGAACAGTGGGCCGTGCTGCGTGAGCAGATGATTTCAAGTAAGTTGGAACTCCCTGAAGAGATGCTGGAAACAGACAAAGAGGCTGCAAAGCGCAGCCCCCTCTAA
- a CDS encoding M3 family oligoendopeptidase, whose product MKTPLHPVWDLESIFSGGSSSETFAAYLIELEEDVRKLQHLLNETPAPTSLEETAVFDPILELLQSCYIRVSEGSAFVSCLSSQNQKDKKATQLQGAISSIAAMLNGGKSKFDNTLSQTSDLVWDGWIAREDIQPLAFVLNESRTLAREKLSPELEGLALDLGVDGYHGWGKFYNTIVSKVNIPFEQDGETVMLSAGQAANKLSDSDRNVRETVFANWEQAWTDVEDFCADTLNHLAGFRLKLYEKRGWDDILKEPLAINRMSRQTLDTMWDVINGAKPALVQYLERKAELLGVDKLSWSDVDAPVGKSSGKITYDEAAINIVEQFAKFSPKLSSFAEMAFEKRWIEAEDRPGKRPGGFCTSLPLSKATRIFMTFSGTPSNVSTLAHELGHGYHQHIMEELPALNQRYAMNVAETASTFAELIVADALVQAATDEQEKLALLEDKIQRSVAFFMNIHARFLFENRFYEQRKKGLVNADELSKLMVEAQQEAFCGVLASDHPHFWASKLHFYLTGVPFYNFPYTFGYMFSAGIYARAQQEGTAFADKYDDLLRDTGRMTVEELAQKHLGTDLTQPEFWQNAADLVIADIEQFLQMTATEK is encoded by the coding sequence ATGAAAACGCCATTACACCCCGTATGGGACCTGGAGTCCATTTTTAGTGGAGGTTCTTCCTCCGAGACATTTGCTGCGTATCTGATTGAACTGGAAGAGGATGTACGTAAACTGCAACATCTGTTGAACGAAACACCTGCACCGACTTCATTAGAAGAGACGGCTGTATTTGATCCCATTTTGGAACTGCTGCAAAGCTGTTATATCCGCGTATCGGAAGGTTCTGCGTTTGTATCCTGCCTCTCATCGCAAAACCAGAAGGACAAAAAGGCAACGCAGCTTCAGGGCGCAATCAGTTCTATTGCAGCGATGCTGAACGGCGGCAAATCGAAGTTCGATAATACACTCAGTCAGACATCGGATTTGGTGTGGGACGGTTGGATTGCTCGGGAAGATATTCAGCCGCTGGCATTTGTACTGAACGAGAGTCGCACGCTGGCACGTGAGAAGCTGTCGCCGGAACTGGAAGGTCTTGCTCTGGATCTGGGTGTGGATGGTTACCATGGTTGGGGCAAATTCTACAACACGATTGTCAGCAAGGTGAACATTCCATTTGAGCAAGATGGGGAAACGGTGATGCTCTCCGCAGGACAGGCTGCCAACAAGCTGAGCGATAGTGATCGGAATGTACGCGAGACGGTATTCGCAAACTGGGAGCAGGCTTGGACCGATGTCGAAGATTTCTGTGCAGATACACTGAACCACCTCGCAGGATTCCGTCTGAAGTTATATGAGAAACGTGGCTGGGATGATATCCTCAAAGAACCTCTGGCCATCAACCGGATGTCACGTCAGACACTGGATACGATGTGGGATGTGATTAATGGTGCGAAACCTGCGCTTGTTCAATATCTGGAGCGCAAGGCAGAACTGCTGGGGGTAGACAAGCTCAGCTGGAGCGACGTAGATGCACCTGTAGGTAAATCGAGTGGCAAAATCACTTACGATGAGGCAGCCATCAATATTGTTGAACAGTTTGCCAAGTTCAGTCCTAAACTTTCCTCGTTTGCAGAGATGGCTTTTGAGAAACGTTGGATCGAAGCAGAAGACCGTCCTGGCAAGCGTCCAGGCGGATTCTGTACGTCTTTGCCACTTAGCAAAGCAACCCGGATTTTCATGACCTTCTCTGGGACACCATCTAATGTGTCGACTCTTGCGCATGAACTTGGTCATGGATATCATCAACACATTATGGAAGAGTTGCCTGCATTGAATCAACGTTATGCGATGAATGTGGCTGAGACAGCATCCACGTTTGCTGAACTGATTGTAGCAGATGCCCTGGTGCAGGCGGCAACAGATGAGCAAGAGAAGCTGGCTTTGCTGGAAGACAAGATACAGCGAAGTGTGGCTTTCTTCATGAACATCCATGCCCGGTTCCTATTTGAGAATCGTTTCTATGAACAACGCAAAAAAGGGCTGGTCAACGCGGATGAATTATCCAAATTAATGGTGGAGGCGCAGCAGGAAGCATTCTGCGGTGTACTTGCATCAGATCATCCTCATTTCTGGGCATCCAAACTGCATTTCTATCTGACTGGTGTGCCATTCTATAATTTCCCATATACGTTTGGGTATATGTTCAGTGCGGGAATCTATGCGAGAGCACAGCAGGAAGGAACAGCATTTGCAGATAAATACGATGATTTGTTGCGGGATACAGGGCGTATGACGGTCGAAGAACTTGCTCAGAAACATCTGGGTACGGACCTGACACAACCGGAATTCTGGCAAAATGCTGCGGACTTGGTTATTGCCGATATTGAGCAGTTTCTACAGATGACAGCGACCGAAAAATAG
- a CDS encoding alpha/beta-type small acid-soluble spore protein — protein sequence MYGGQNQGSGSRSNNLVVPQATAALQQLKIEAAQELGVTIPQDGYYGNYTSRETGSLGGYITKRLVQIAEQQLSGRS from the coding sequence ATGTACGGAGGTCAAAACCAAGGTAGCGGTAGCCGCTCCAACAACCTGGTTGTTCCCCAAGCAACTGCAGCATTGCAACAATTGAAAATTGAAGCTGCACAAGAGCTGGGTGTAACTATTCCACAAGATGGTTACTACGGTAACTATACTTCTCGTGAGACAGGTTCTCTGGGTGGATACATCACTAAACGTCTGGTACAAATCGCTGAGCAGCAATTATCGGGTCGTTCGTAA
- a CDS encoding ATPase — translation MNSNTEGVVMNIEVIKEFVMQNWLVIVVALILLFFVLNVVKTVLKWAIAIIIIAALLIYSGISIDQIKQTVTDVQSSTMDTLKKEATSMMLKEASKAKYVKGQDGAFTITSPNVEIKGRTQSDKVDVTFRGISLGEWKLDNETIRTFVEQAQENKTAPAS, via the coding sequence ATGAATTCTAATACGGAAGGTGTAGTCATGAACATAGAAGTAATCAAAGAGTTTGTGATGCAGAACTGGCTGGTGATCGTGGTTGCATTGATCCTATTGTTCTTTGTTCTGAATGTGGTCAAAACCGTATTGAAATGGGCGATTGCCATCATCATTATTGCGGCTCTACTGATATACAGCGGCATCTCCATTGATCAGATCAAACAGACAGTGACAGACGTACAATCCAGCACGATGGACACATTGAAGAAGGAAGCAACCAGCATGATGCTTAAGGAAGCTTCCAAAGCGAAATACGTCAAAGGACAGGATGGAGCGTTCACCATCACAAGTCCCAATGTGGAGATTAAAGGCAGAACTCAATCGGATAAAGTCGATGTAACCTTCCGCGGAATTTCACTTGGCGAATGGAAACTCGACAATGAAACCATACGTACGTTTGTCGAACAGGCACAGGAGAACAAAACAGCACCAGCATCGTAG
- a CDS encoding YycC family protein, with protein sequence MKPLQVSADTAVKLAESLGVPLEHLMHMPQHILMQKIAELAKQEASKPSAPEGEQE encoded by the coding sequence ATGAAACCTTTACAAGTATCGGCTGATACAGCCGTCAAATTAGCAGAATCCCTGGGCGTACCTTTGGAGCACCTGATGCACATGCCCCAACATATCCTGATGCAGAAGATTGCGGAACTCGCCAAACAAGAAGCCTCCAAACCTTCCGCACCAGAAGGCGAACAAGAATGA
- the trpS gene encoding tryptophan--tRNA ligase has translation MKTVLSGIQPSGKLTLGNYIGAIKNFVKLQHDYQCHFMVVDLHAITVAQEPAALREQSEAVAALFIAAGIDPSKSNVFLQSHVPQHAELGWLMTTLTSMGELERMTQFKDKSSGKDSVGAGLFVYPSLMAADILLYNADLVPVGEDQKQHLELTRDLAGRFNHRYGEYFTIPDPYIPQVGARVMSLDDASSKMSKSNPNAGSYIALLDPPDVIRKKISRATTDSGREVVYDPANKPEVSNLMSIYAECAGMTLKEVAERYEGKMYGPFKKELAEVVVSVIEPLQQRYNEIRESGELADVLDTSARRAEEVAAQTLDAVKERMGFVPRRKQ, from the coding sequence ATGAAAACAGTACTTTCAGGTATTCAGCCAAGCGGTAAGCTCACTTTGGGCAACTATATTGGTGCAATCAAAAATTTTGTAAAACTCCAGCATGACTATCAATGTCATTTCATGGTGGTTGATCTTCATGCCATCACCGTGGCTCAGGAGCCAGCAGCATTGCGTGAACAGTCGGAAGCAGTAGCTGCACTGTTTATTGCAGCAGGTATTGATCCTTCGAAATCTAACGTATTTCTGCAATCCCATGTACCGCAGCACGCGGAATTGGGCTGGTTGATGACAACGCTGACCTCCATGGGTGAGCTAGAACGCATGACTCAGTTTAAGGATAAATCATCCGGTAAAGATTCCGTTGGTGCCGGACTGTTTGTGTATCCATCATTAATGGCGGCTGATATTTTATTATACAATGCTGACCTTGTACCAGTAGGTGAGGATCAGAAGCAGCATCTGGAACTGACACGTGATCTGGCAGGACGTTTTAACCACCGCTATGGGGAGTACTTTACCATTCCAGATCCGTATATCCCACAGGTGGGTGCACGGGTAATGTCACTTGATGATGCCTCTTCGAAGATGAGCAAAAGTAACCCTAATGCTGGCAGCTATATTGCCCTGCTGGATCCGCCGGATGTGATTCGCAAAAAAATCAGCCGTGCCACTACAGATTCGGGACGTGAAGTTGTATATGATCCGGCAAACAAACCGGAAGTCAGCAATCTGATGAGTATCTACGCTGAATGTGCAGGTATGACGCTTAAGGAAGTAGCTGAGCGTTATGAAGGCAAGATGTACGGTCCATTCAAAAAGGAACTGGCTGAAGTGGTTGTATCTGTAATTGAACCGCTACAACAACGATATAATGAGATTCGTGAATCTGGCGAATTGGCGGATGTTCTGGATACGTCAGCCCGTCGTGCAGAAGAAGTTGCTGCTCAAACGTTGGATGCAGTGAAAGAACGTATGGGATTTGTTCCGAGACGTAAACAGTAG
- a CDS encoding SCO family protein has product MLKKYKWTWMLLGLALIMAVYLMWGTVFASKEKLPEIREIQSFSMENVDGSTVSLEDTQGKVRLFYFYFTSCPDVCPITTFTLSQVQDLLKEDDTFGKDVSFVSISFDPKVDTREKIKTFADRFHADYSGWYFLRGDMDKTKQLARESFQILIDGESKDDFAHMNMIGLVDENNQLRKVYNAFNTEDVVPAVIAEDIRNLINE; this is encoded by the coding sequence ATGCTGAAAAAGTACAAATGGACATGGATGCTGCTCGGGCTCGCACTGATTATGGCTGTGTATCTGATGTGGGGCACCGTATTTGCCAGTAAGGAAAAATTACCCGAGATTCGTGAAATCCAATCCTTTTCTATGGAAAATGTAGATGGCAGTACAGTATCCCTGGAGGATACGCAAGGGAAAGTCCGCTTGTTCTACTTTTATTTCACCAGTTGTCCGGATGTCTGCCCTATTACGACCTTTACGTTATCCCAGGTGCAGGATCTGTTGAAAGAGGACGACACCTTTGGTAAAGATGTCTCATTTGTATCCATTTCATTCGACCCGAAAGTCGATACAAGAGAGAAGATTAAGACGTTTGCGGACCGCTTCCACGCGGATTATTCCGGATGGTACTTCTTGCGAGGGGATATGGACAAAACCAAACAGTTGGCCAGGGAATCATTCCAGATCCTGATCGATGGGGAGAGTAAGGATGATTTTGCCCATATGAACATGATCGGGCTGGTGGATGAGAACAACCAGCTGCGCAAGGTATATAACGCATTTAATACAGAGGACGTTGTGCCAGCTGTCATTGCCGAGGATATTCGCAATCTGATCAACGAATAA